TATGAGTGCGAGTTCAAATCCTTTAAGACCACGTTCCTCACTTGGTGTGCCAACAATACTTTAGAATTTGAAGGTACTTCCTGGGtttaccactttttttttttttttttacataccaattatattaatgtataaaataaaagattgataaaatatatatttatgttatcaatcattaattgaaaattgatttgGATGTACTCTAGTACTCATATCATATAATAAGAAAGTGAGTTTAAATTTCGTTATTAATATAAGAACTTCCTtaacaaataatagataaatatcaTTATTAGTCTTAGACACCCAtcttatctaaattttttatacacaaaaaaaaggTGCAGCTTATCCTCTGGGTCACTAGGGAACAATAGAGGGACAAGCTACCGGACGATCATAATTGCAAGAAACAGAGTTAAGTAGAAATAGTAAATTCTTCTGAGAAACGCAATTCAATCAGAAATTTGATGATGAAAACGGCTTGCCCCCACCATCTGCCAGAATTGCAGAGACCCATTTTGAGTACAATCGTgttttcatcttctttctgGATTCCTCGAAAAAATCCAATATTTACGTTGAAAAATTGTCCACAATTTCTGTTTCTGACAAAATGGGACCAATCTAAATTCTCCCCGCATATTCGCTGTGCAAGAATAGCCATTTTAATGCTTGATTTAATAAGTAGGGTAGAATTCTGAATTTTAGagcaaacttatttttttcattaaaaaaaaattaaattggtcATCTAAACTCACTTTATTAggttttctttttaacttttttttattattcaaattagtttttttaaaaatataaaataaccattaaatttatatttttttgtcgctacttcattatatatttaacttttaatgatcaaatatgatatatatatatatatatatatatattatttttcttatttctcacAATTATAATAGTTCTCACTTGATACATGTTATATATGTGAGTGTATCAAATGAGAATAATTCTCAgtttaaaaatgcaaaaaaaaaataaaattgagtcGTTCAACTACACAtaaattataagattaaaaattatttaatagtcACAACCACTAAAAAAGATcatatgcatattttttaatCCTGATTATTCAAATGGTAAGATTTAAGATCTAAAAGTGTAGGTATAGTTTTCATTTATCGTGGCGAGAAGTTTTCTCATTTTATACATAGACATCTATTGAAAATGGTTTTTATATAAGaatgagaaaattaaatattaattaacaagGTTCAActtagttaataaatttattcaaaaaaaaaaacttagttgaTAAATATTTGAGTTCTTTTAAGTATGTTGGGGGATATCTTTGGCAGAAAACACGAGAGGGAAGGTGAATAGCTGCAAGAATGTCTCGTAACTCTGCTTGAATGTCGCAATACTCGAGAATTTTGAGAAAGGTGAACTAaattcactttggttattttgAACTAAACCGTTCGGAGGGTATGATCGACTGCACCATCTGAATTATACTTAAAACCATTGAATAATTGGTAGAAGCTTTACCATGgcataaatgatttatttataacaTTACTAGCCTTTGGTTGATTGATTTCTTAAGAAACCAATGTTCTCTAATATTCTTCAAGTTTTATTAAGTTATACTtctctcatttttatctttattgcacaaaagaaaaatctaaaCAAACAAACCCAAATGCTTTAAAGTAtgtccaaacaatgaattctccTCATGCTAGGTTTAAGATTCTAGCAAAATCAACTTTATTGGTGTTAGTTCAAGAAATGAGTGGGTGTGGActtaaaaggaaaattttgaaaaattaggaACCAAATACAATGACAAAATTTTAGAGGACTAAAACCAATATGGGTCAATATTTGAAGgaccaaaataatatttaatcatttttttatcaattgtaTTCGTAAGTAGAAATTTGGTACAAATTGAATGGGTGTGGTTAAAATAACACGTAAAACCCAAATGTTGAACGGAAATGAACCGATAACAATCGAACTACAAACTAATCATATGGTCAAAGTGGAAATTAGTTTCTTCCACCATGTCTGGTAAAgattaaagttgaaaaaaaatatatatttttttaagttttcttcGGAAGCTTTTGAACCAAACACGCACTGCACCTTCTAGAGATGTCTGTGAAGCAAAGACAGTTGTTTCGTGTCATCAGAAGATTATCATAACATTTGTCAAGAACAGCGAAAAAAGAGGGCGGGGATCAATCATCagttcaaaacaaagaaatcaaattgaGGTCTCAGCTTGCATACTCAGAAAGTCAGAAGGACGAATCTACCTTGATGAATTGATCTGATCTTCCATATGAAAATATCCTATTCACAAGTTTGTACAAGCAGTCTAGCACAAATAAATTATCTGGTCTGTCATTCTGTGTCAACTGTCAAAAAACTGTCACAAAAATTGGGGGGAATTGACACTTCCTTGTTAATGGGTATAAAGAATGGAAAATTGAAAGATGTTATTACCTTGTGCAGACCCTAATGACTTCTCAGCCAAAAATGTATTTAGTGCAGTAACGTATTACCATACTACTCTCAGGTTCTGCCATCTACATCAAAGCCAGCACCAGTCCAGTCAGGAGTTGAAGACCTAGTTTTGGGCACCGCGCCAATTCCTTTTCCTCTTTGATAGttaactttctttttatttcttccttcttcactaGGAGGCTGTGGTTTATGCTCATTGGTCACTGGAACTTTCAGACCATTATTTTGGTATGGAACATTCCCAGCCGATCCTCCTTGGATTGCACTATCCAGAGAACTTGATCTTCCATCCTAGCATAATTCACATGCAAGGTTTTAACATTCACCAGAATAATATGAATATGTTTCATGGGGCAAGTAGCATGTGTCAGACAGAAACAAATGATGCATGTATAGTCAACGATAAGCAGGAAACAAAGATATTTTCAGTGGATAAGTTGCACAACCAGTGTGCATTCTCTTGTATATGACAACCCATCCCTTTGATCCCAAAGTCAGAAACTCCCAATCTATAGAAATATCATCGGtttgaaagcaaaaataaaaaatcatcggTTTGAAAGCAAGCAACCATATATAGTTGAAACTTTGAACATGTTAGAAGTTTAAcctattatttaaatatgtcgGACCTGTAATGACTTTGATATGTGTTCATGATTGAGTTAGTTCAATGGCTTGGCCAGTACCTTTTATTTGATAtgtatttatgattttgatcttGGAGTCAGGTTTGACAAGATTGAGAATAGACATTCTCATAATACAGAGGCAGACCAGTAAGTATTAAAGAAGGTACATCAACTCAACCACCAATGTAAAACACAATAGGCTATCATTTACATGATGCCATAGGAGCTATTGACTATATAGAGATCTGAGAATGAGGAGTGTGATAAGAATAACATACACTATGCAGACTAGTTGAACTTCGATTCGGATTCATAGCTTCTAATCGTCTTTTTAAATCCTCCAGCCTAGACAACTGAGAGTTATTGCTCTCTTCGACCTATAAAAGATTGCTACTATCAAAACACAGGATGAAAATGTAGAATATTATGGCCCTGTTCagataaaattttctttgtgtacttacaagaaaagaaaataagaaagaaaaatgaaataacctTTGtccataagctaaaattagTTTTTGCACAAGTTGAAATAAACTTTCTGAGGAAGCTAAACGAGAGAAGCTTCTCGAAAAGCTGATTTGACCTTaagcataagctaattttaccTTAAGGGAGAAGCATATTCATTTTACCTtcctattttcttctcctataagtaCTTCAAAGCTTATCAAAACATGGCCTATATGTCAATATGTCTTTGTTTAACAATCTATTTACCAGTTTGCTTAAGTCTTCACATAACTTCTGCTTTATTGCCTCTTCTTCTTGCACTGTTTTTGATGCTGATTCCCACACCTGCAGCATATGCAGTCAAGATATACtataatggaaaagataattaatGATGCTTATCAATGTTTTTGGTGATCAATTCTCAACTCTTCCATTAAATTGTGTAGGCAGTAAACCTCTTATCTAAGCCATAAGTCATCCATGCTGATTTAAATGTgttcaatttataatttaaaaataagataccAAGGAGATCAATTGAAAAGGAATACAATAACTTTATCAAAAATAAGTAAAGAACCAATCAATGCATATGCATATGTTGTTGAGACAAAGAATggttaaaaatatcttttttttaatgtgattgGTTCAACTTATTTTGAGTAAATAATCACACTTATTTTGGCTTCCAAAGAGAGTTTTTGAAAAAGAGATTATTTCCcttaaaaaaagttcaaaacatGCTATTAATAGAGTCATACTATATTGACAAAGAAAAGGGGGAAACTAGTTAGGTATAACCGTATAAGTATAATGTCTTTTATTTACCATGTAAATTCCCATTTAACCCCTAAATTTGTTAGTATCTGTTGCTTTAGTCCTTCACCTTGACTTTGCAAAATCCACATTTTAGTCCATAACCTTGCAAAATGACATTCACTTTAGTCCTTTTTTATGCAAAATAACAGTGGAATATGAAGtgaaaaaagactaaaatgaatGACTTTGTGAAGTCAAGAACTGAAGTGAGAATTTTATAAAGACAATGACTACACTCAGAATTTTAGAGACTAGATTGAGCGTTTATTCTTTATTTACCAAAACAAAATGATGTCATGAACTAGAATGTCTGCACAATTGTTGAGGTTAATGTTAAAGAGCATAAGTTATTTCCAATTTATGTGATTAAATGAGTTTATTgagtaaaaatttatccaaCCCATTTTTCTAACCCTTGTTTCTTATTCAGTATATGCAAATGATGAATGCACTGCTGAGACAACCATTCTGCATTTCTACTAGTGACACTAACTTAAAGGTAAagtcacatttaaaaaaaatcattcaagctATTTACAAGCAGCACAATACTCTGTTAACATTTCTTTCTCCAGCCTCTTTGTTGATCTCACTGTAACCTCAATAACTGATGTCACACAGTAAAACGGTAGTGACACacattaaaaaagaagcataccTTGCGTGCCTGTTCTTCCTGTATCTTTGCCACACGAATTTTCTCGGTTGATGCCTCTATCTTCTTTCTCATATGTTCCAGCGCTTGAAGTAAGCATGGCATATAAGAAAGAAGCAAAGTCATTTCACATTTCACTAATTAGTAAATTACAACTAGGAGGAACAGGAACAGCTCTTAATTTATGCAAGAGGAAACAATGACATAAAGAAAACCTGCTTTCTTTGGTCCAGATGTAAGCTTCATCTCTAATCCAAGATTTGCAAGCTCACGCTCCACATCACGAATTTTAGTATAGTTTTCTTGAATgtacctaaaattattttacaataatgaaggggaaaaaaagaatatattcaaTGATCATAGAAGAAAGGCTTTTTTAAACacagaatatttttaaatgctCCATATGCTTAAATGATATCCGCTGTTATTGTTCTGGTAGTATCTGAATCTGAATTCGATTCTTAATCCAAAGAATCCAAATAATTCTTGACCAAGTTTTACTTATCTTCCGGCCAAACTTCAAATTAATCAGAACTTTTTTTGTCTGACGAACAGgaggattaagaaaaaaaattatatctgcggctttataaatttattagaaataatttgtaggaaatcaagaaaatattaattaattttccccATTTATCAATGCCTTTAGATATCTCCACCTAAATAGAAACCGTGTGAATCGTTTGGCACCACTAATGCAGAATTGAAGATTAAGAATCAATgctcaatatattattaaattaagcaTGAAATGACCAAAATTAAAACAACGAATTAAGTAGTAGCAGCATTTACTTCTTCAATTGAAGCTGTTCTGCTTCGATTATCTGCAAAAAAGCAACGAGATTGTGAGAGATTGAAAAACGAAGAATGAAgagagagggagggagagagagaaccTGTTCGGTGTAAGTGATAACGGAAGATTGTCTGGGAAGACCATCGGATCCGATCTCCGGGACAAACGACGGGTTTGAACCCATTTTTTCTGAATCGGATCCACCAACAAGCCCTCTCTTCCTGCACCGGCACCAACACCAACACAACCTCGATCCTtatctcctttttcttttttttcttttgagacaattttttctttttcatttttaggaaTGGGATTTTCAGCAactggatttttttaaaattgtaaaatatgtttagttattgttaatttttctatCGAAAATTTTGTGAGAGCTTTGTTTccctaacaaaaaattaatattattttcagcaACTTGTTTccctatcaatttttttttctttctaaaaatattaatttattattaattaatatgaaaggGTTTAATACTATGCTTAATCatatttgtaaaaaatgaaattaattcataaattaGCATTTTCAATAACATTTTATTCTTGaaatactttttatacttttttgttcagtatagaatttttttatttgcttgtcacttttctaataatattaaaatattatatataccaAACTTTACTTAAAGTTTGCTTCTTGAATATATACGATTTTGActctttttagattatttttcaaatttttattttattctttttaaagtattttatttatcgtTTTCCTTCTAGTGATAGGAATATAGATGCATACATTTCTTAAATTTCAGTATGCAAAAATTTTGTTGCCTCTTGCTGAATAGAgtgggttaatttttttattttttcaaaaaatattttaattataaaatatgataaatattaaataaattaaatatttatttaaccacACTAGGCAAATATGGCTATGTTTCTCTAGGCAAATATTTAAACTTAGCTCTAGATTTTTTGAGTGTGGTTTAATAGaatttgttttgtatttcttttaaatttttacaaataacCAAATAGTAATTTGTGTACACTTTTTGTAATAGagcaaacaaaaaatgaaacatttgaaaatattagGAATTATAGACTTTTTGTTAATCTACGTAAAACATAATAgaaaagagaagatgaaagagaAGTTTCCAGACCCTTGCAAGGCAAAACCTAATGACatagaaaaacaaagaatatagGAGAATGCAATCATattcaaaaaaggaaaagaaaaattgggAGCTGACTTCCAAGTGGGTGAGTCTTCAAAGACGGCACCAGATAGAAGAGTGGAGGCTTTGAATCGCAACGGGGCAAACTATGACTCATATGCGAGTGCAATTGTTAACAAAAGAAGGATTGAAAAAGAGATACAAAGGTGTTGCCTAAGGAGAACTCAAACAAAGAGGGTTCAATTGGAGTTACAATCTATGGTACAATTAACAGTGTCGTTATAGAGAAAATCAGGGTTGACAAAAGCATGGGTTGGGCGTTTGTGGGACTTGGCGGTCTTTGATAGACTAGAGAAGGAACTTATGTGGAGTGGTGGAATAAAAGTAAAACCAAAGTATTTTTAGGTGGTGACATGGTATTGCTAATGGGTCTCATGGAATAATGAAGCTGATCACTTATAACATCAGAGGCCTAGGAGGGAGTGTTAAGTGAAGTTCAATAAGGAGATTGGTACTAAAAAAACAAGTGGATATGATCTGTTTGCAGGAgacgaaaaaaagaaagaattgatAGATTCATTTGCATAGAGTTGTGGGGTGATTCCGAAGTTTGCTAGGCAGAAAGTCCAACAATAAATACGAGAGGAATTGTGTATTTGGAGTGAGACATCATTTACAATGCAAAGGAAGATAGTGGGTAGTGGTCTCATAATGCTTGAATGCATTAGGAAGGAAGATGGAGAAAGAATTGCCATTGTAAATATATATGCACTGTGTGACATAGTATTGAAGAGAGCTTTAtgggaagaaataaaaaagattaagcaAGAAAGCCAGCTAGACATGTGGTGCATCATAGGAGATTTTAACTATGTTTGCAAAAATTCTAAACGCGTTGGGGCTAGTCATAGAGATTAGGGCAACAAGATGATGAGGGAATTCAGTGTGGTGTTGGAGGATCTTGAAGTGGAAGATATGTCATCTGTTGGACGCAAATTCACATGGTATAGGCCTAATGGAGTGGCGAAAAGCAAGTTAGATAGGATACTGGTTTCACATGCCTGGTTTGCAAAATGGCAAGGGAGCACCCAGTATATTCTGAACTGAAACTTTTTCAAACCATTGTTCGATTCTCCTAAAGATCAATAATGTTGACTGAGGGCCTAAACTATTTTAGTTCTTAGATTGCTGGTTTGAAGACAAGTCCTTTAGGAATGTTGTGTCGATGAATGGAGAAACACTGTTATACACATGTTGGGAGACTATGTATTGAAAGAAAAACTAAAGGCACTAAGACATAAATTGAATGTATGGAATAGAGAAGAGTTTGGGGACATCCAGCAAAAGATTTCTCTAACTAGAGAGAGACCTCAATGAACTAGACAAAAAGGGTGAATCTGCTACCTTGTCAGAGGAAGAAATGATTATGAGAAAGCAACTACAAGGCAAATTATGGAAGATTGCTCACTCAAACGAGTCCATTATAAGACAAAAGACCAAAATTAAGTGGCTTAAAGAGGGGGATTGTAATTCCAGATATTATCACCTCTTAGTAAACTGGAAGCAACGTCATAATATGCTAAGAGGTGTGGCGGGGAGGGGCGGGGGATGGGCTTGAATTTAAGTCGACACAAAAAGAAGGAGGAGGTCAAGGTTGCTGTTTGGGAATTTGGCAACACAAAAAGTCCGAGACCAGATGGTCTGAATTTCAAGTTCATCAAGGAATTATAGGACGTAATGAAGATGGATGTTATGCGTTTCCTTGGGAAATTTCATGCTAATGGAATTCTCCTAAAAGGGAGCAATGCCTCATTTATAACCTTGATTCCTAAGGTGCAGGATTTGCAAGGTCTCAATGAATAGAAACCTATTTCGCTCATAAGGTGTATTTACAAGATCGTTTCCAAGATCCTATCATCTAGGCTTAAGAAAGTGTTGCCTATAATTATTGATGAGTGACAAAGTGCATTCACAAAGGACATACACTTACTCCACAGTGCCGTTATTGCTAATAAGGTTATTGATGAAGCAAGGAGATATAAGAAGAGATGCTTAGTCTTTAAAGTAGACTATGAGAAAGCATATGAATTAGTGAGTTGGGAGTTCCTCCTCTACATGCTAAAGCATATGTGCTTCTGTGAAAAATGGTTATGATGGATAGCTGGGTGCTTGAGATCATCATTTATATTAGTGCTGGTCAATGGGTCTCCCACCTCAGAGTCCTCCCCACAATGAAATCTCAGACAGGGGAACCCATTGGCAACATTCCTGTTCATTATTGTAGTAGAAGGCTTAAAAGCTTTGATTCGAGAAGctcagaagaagaagatgttTGGGGGTTAATTCGTTGGAAGGAAGAAGGTAGAAGTCAATATACTTTAATATGTTGACAATATTGTGATGGCTAATGTTGCTGTCATCAAAACCATGCTCCGAAGTTTTGAGATGGTGTCgggattgaaaattaattttgcaaagAGTTGCTTTAATGCTTTTGGGATGTCAGATGAGTGGGTAAATAATGTCGCTGATTTTCTAAATTATCGCTTGTTATCTATGCCCTTTACCTACTTGGGGATTCCCATTGGAGCTAACCTAAGGCAAAGCGAGACATGGGGAACCATCATTGCAAAGTGTGAGAAAAGACTATCAAAATGGAGACAAAGACACATATCCTTTGGAGGGAGAATGACTCTAATTAAATATGTGCTAACATCTATTCctattttctatttctcttttctcaGGGTCCCAAAGAAAGTGGTGGGTAGGTTGGAAAAGTTGCAATGGTGGTTCTTATGGGGAGGGGAAGATgaccaaaacaaaatatcatgGGTCAATTGGGAGGATATCTACACATCTAGGGAGAAAGGAGGATTGGGGATTTGAGATTTGAGGAAGTTTACTATTGCACCGTTAGGGAAATGGCATTGGAACTTATTTCATAACCAGTGGGAGTTATAAGCAAAGATCTTGGAATCAAAGTACGCACCGTTAGGGAAATGGCATTGAAACTTATTTCATAACTAGTGAGAGTTATAGGCAAAGATCTTGGAATCAAAGTACGGAGGATGAATGAATATGGTtgaaaaaagaaggaataaaAAGGAATGG
The Glycine max cultivar Williams 82 chromosome 16, Glycine_max_v4.0, whole genome shotgun sequence genome window above contains:
- the LOC100778211 gene encoding uncharacterized protein isoform X2; translated protein: MGSNPSFVPEIGSDGLPRQSSVITYTEQIIEAEQLQLKKYIQENYTKIRDVERELANLGLEMKLTSGPKKAALEHMRKKIEASTEKIRVAKIQEEQARKVWESASKTVQEEEAIKQKLCEDLSKLDGRSSSLDSAIQGGSAGNVPYQNNGLKVPVTNEHKPQPPSEEGRNKKKVNYQRGKGIGAVPKTRSSTPDWTGAGFDVDGRT
- the LOC100778211 gene encoding uncharacterized protein isoform X1, translated to MGSNPSFVPEIGSDGLPRQSSVITYTEQIIEAEQLQLKKYIQENYTKIRDVERELANLGLEMKLTSGPKKAALEHMRKKIEASTEKIRVAKIQEEQARKVWESASKTVQEEEAIKQKLCEDLSKLVEESNNSQLSRLEDLKRRLEAMNPNRSSTSLHSDGRSSSLDSAIQGGSAGNVPYQNNGLKVPVTNEHKPQPPSEEGRNKKKVNYQRGKGIGAVPKTRSSTPDWTGAGFDVDGRT